In Paenibacillus sp. BIC5C1, a genomic segment contains:
- the lgt gene encoding prolipoprotein diacylglyceryl transferase produces MDTLLLLNPIAFSIGALKVHWYGLILGTAALVGLLLVIREGKRYNIPQEVFMDMVLLGVPSAIIGARIYYVAFRWDDYKDNFWDVFKIWNGGIAIYGALIGAIICAVIFFRRKGYNFWRMADICAPGLIVGQMIGRWGNFVNQEAYGGPVEESFLRDKLHLPDFIVNQMNVEGVFHHPAFLYESMWSLVGLVILLVLRRQKFLRAGELFMSYFIWYSIGRFFIEALRTDSLGFQAPQWVASMVNGLWSPMTAMGFEQGYLDPAYGNVRISQLLAIGIIIVAIVFIVVRRMTGKADVRYSDPIVSSKVPSESSDDMVHTGPVAGKEDNVTPVSTKEDLKQAEEKKE; encoded by the coding sequence ATGGATACATTATTACTGTTGAACCCGATAGCGTTCTCCATCGGAGCGTTAAAGGTTCACTGGTACGGGCTTATTCTCGGTACAGCGGCACTTGTAGGTTTGCTGCTCGTCATCCGGGAAGGCAAACGGTATAACATTCCGCAGGAAGTGTTTATGGACATGGTTCTGCTTGGTGTACCTTCTGCCATTATCGGTGCCCGCATATACTACGTGGCATTTCGATGGGACGATTATAAGGATAATTTCTGGGATGTCTTTAAAATATGGAATGGTGGTATCGCCATATATGGCGCACTGATTGGTGCAATCATATGTGCAGTCATTTTCTTCCGTCGTAAAGGGTATAATTTCTGGCGTATGGCCGACATCTGTGCACCTGGATTGATTGTTGGACAAATGATCGGACGCTGGGGTAACTTTGTAAACCAAGAGGCTTATGGCGGTCCCGTAGAAGAATCATTTTTGAGAGACAAGCTTCATTTGCCAGACTTTATCGTTAATCAGATGAACGTGGAAGGTGTATTCCATCATCCTGCATTTTTGTATGAATCGATGTGGAGTCTTGTTGGTTTGGTCATCTTGCTGGTGCTTCGTCGTCAGAAGTTTCTGCGTGCTGGTGAACTGTTTATGTCCTATTTTATCTGGTACTCGATCGGTCGATTCTTTATCGAAGCGCTGCGTACTGACAGTCTGGGATTCCAGGCTCCTCAATGGGTTGCCTCCATGGTTAATGGGTTATGGTCACCGATGACAGCTATGGGATTTGAGCAAGGATATCTTGATCCAGCCTATGGTAACGTAAGAATTTCGCAGCTGCTGGCTATTGGAATCATTATTGTTGCGATAGTCTTCATCGTTGTGAGAAGAATGACAGGCAAGGCAGATGTACGGTATAGCGATCCAATTGTATCTTCCAAAGTCCCTTCAGAATCATCGGATGATATGGTGCACACAGGCCCGGTTGCAGGCAAAGAGGACAATGTAACTCCAGTCTCGACCAAAGAGGATCTGAAGCAAGCTGAAGAGAAAAAGGAGTAA
- the ppaX gene encoding pyrophosphatase PpaX, protein MIDTVLFDLDGTIIDTNELIINSFLHVMEDLQLSPPWTREQIIPHMGGTLENQMRTFSGKEDVAEYVKGYRAYNDVHHEAMVQPFPHVIEVVEALHEAGIVMGVVTTKIRPSTLKVLERFDLLKYMKSIVTVTDVTHPKPHAEPVLKAIEELGADPSKTLMVGDSPVDIQSAQNAGALAAGVAWSLKGEAVLSGYNPDYILHDMKDLLKLIETERS, encoded by the coding sequence ATGATTGACACGGTTTTGTTTGATCTGGATGGAACGATTATTGATACGAATGAACTAATTATCAACTCTTTCCTTCATGTGATGGAGGATTTGCAGTTATCTCCCCCTTGGACACGCGAACAGATCATTCCTCATATGGGGGGAACACTGGAGAATCAGATGCGTACGTTCTCTGGCAAAGAGGATGTTGCGGAGTATGTCAAAGGATATCGGGCTTACAACGACGTTCATCATGAGGCGATGGTTCAGCCGTTTCCTCACGTGATTGAGGTTGTTGAAGCTCTTCATGAGGCGGGAATCGTGATGGGTGTTGTCACGACGAAGATTCGCCCATCTACGCTTAAGGTGCTGGAGCGTTTCGACCTGTTGAAGTATATGAAATCAATTGTGACGGTTACCGATGTAACCCATCCCAAACCGCATGCTGAACCGGTCCTGAAGGCGATCGAAGAGTTGGGTGCAGATCCTTCCAAAACATTAATGGTGGGTGACAGCCCAGTCGATATTCAATCGGCACAGAACGCGGGTGCGCTTGCGGCAGGCGTAGCCTGGTCCCTTAAGGGAGAGGCCGTATTGAGCGGCTATAACCCGGATTACATTTTGCACGACATGAAGGACTTGCTCAAGCTGATTGAAACGGAACGTTCATGA
- a CDS encoding acyltransferase: MRKVTRYPVEGHNALWHIYKTVSPWKGVRNFIWIQLSRYCPILSVKNWIYRRMLGMKVGKHTAFGLMVMVDVFFPEKITVGENSVIGYNTTILAHEYLIKEYRLGEVIIGENVLIGANSTILPGVTIGDGAVVAAGAVVHKDVAPGAFVGGNPLRDLSRSSASTEEIVIKTDE; the protein is encoded by the coding sequence ATGAGAAAAGTAACCCGCTATCCCGTAGAAGGCCATAACGCACTTTGGCATATCTATAAGACAGTGAGTCCGTGGAAAGGCGTGCGTAACTTTATCTGGATTCAGTTGTCACGGTACTGCCCGATTCTATCGGTCAAGAACTGGATCTATCGTCGCATGCTTGGCATGAAGGTGGGTAAACATACGGCATTTGGGTTGATGGTGATGGTGGATGTGTTCTTTCCGGAGAAAATTACGGTAGGTGAAAATTCCGTGATTGGTTACAACACTACGATCCTGGCTCATGAGTATCTTATTAAAGAGTACAGACTCGGTGAGGTGATTATCGGGGAAAATGTACTGATCGGTGCTAATTCAACCATCCTGCCGGGTGTAACCATCGGAGATGGTGCGGTTGTAGCCGCAGGCGCAGTTGTCCATAAGGATGTAGCTCCAGGGGCTTTTGTTGGAGGGAATCCACTTCGTGATCTGTCTCGCTCGAGTGCTTCAACGGAGGAGATTGTCATAAAGACCGATGAGTAA
- a CDS encoding ATP phosphoribosyltransferase regulatory subunit, producing MSKPKGFEKPTGFRDYTPHVVTKLRTIERNVLECMERWGYRQIITPTIEYYDTVGVASSTSDRKLFKLLNSRGTTLVLRSDLTAPIARVVSSLLKDEELPLRLSYHANVFRSIEEEAGREAEFFQTGVELVGDDSPEADAEVVALAIASLQAAGVSSFKIAMGHMGFLNGLLEEVIPGQTVQQEQLKEGLLGRDYVGYRQSIEALNLEPKLKEQLEAILRLRGGKEVCTHAAELSSSTEAAQSIAHLCAVFEVLEAYGVSEHVLIDLTMIGDFSYYTGMTFEGYAAELGSPVCSGGRYDNLLQQFGRSLPATGFALKTNRIIDGVHGITMEEKKPVLIQYTSECRAEALTEAARLRSIGQNVVTYLLPKDGAEALTGNKPIQAEQIITYGHENGGGR from the coding sequence ATGTCCAAACCAAAAGGCTTTGAAAAACCGACAGGTTTTCGTGACTATACACCACATGTGGTGACCAAGCTGCGAACCATTGAGCGGAATGTACTGGAATGCATGGAACGCTGGGGTTACCGTCAAATCATTACGCCAACGATTGAATACTACGATACCGTTGGGGTAGCGAGTTCCACTTCGGATCGCAAGCTGTTTAAATTATTAAACAGTCGCGGGACTACGCTCGTACTAAGATCAGATCTGACAGCTCCGATAGCACGGGTGGTCTCTTCTCTATTAAAGGATGAGGAGCTTCCTCTGCGTCTGTCCTATCATGCAAATGTGTTTCGTTCCATTGAAGAGGAAGCAGGACGTGAGGCAGAATTTTTCCAAACAGGTGTAGAGCTTGTCGGTGATGATTCGCCAGAGGCGGATGCAGAAGTTGTAGCCCTTGCGATCGCTTCTTTGCAGGCAGCCGGTGTATCTTCCTTTAAAATTGCGATGGGTCATATGGGATTTCTGAACGGGTTACTGGAAGAAGTCATTCCGGGTCAAACGGTACAACAGGAGCAGTTGAAAGAAGGATTGCTGGGCCGTGATTATGTCGGCTATCGCCAATCCATTGAAGCATTGAATCTGGAGCCGAAACTGAAGGAGCAGCTTGAAGCCATTTTGCGTCTGCGTGGCGGTAAAGAAGTATGTACACACGCAGCAGAGCTGAGTTCAAGCACTGAAGCAGCACAGTCCATTGCGCATCTGTGTGCTGTATTCGAAGTGTTGGAAGCGTACGGTGTGTCTGAGCATGTGTTGATTGATCTGACGATGATTGGTGATTTCTCCTATTATACAGGCATGACGTTTGAAGGGTATGCGGCAGAGCTCGGATCCCCGGTATGCAGTGGCGGACGATATGATAATCTGTTACAGCAGTTTGGCCGTTCATTACCAGCTACAGGGTTTGCACTCAAAACAAATCGGATTATCGATGGTGTTCATGGAATTACGATGGAAGAGAAGAAGCCTGTACTTATTCAATATACATCTGAATGTCGGGCTGAGGCTCTAACGGAGGCGGCGAGACTACGCAGCATCGGTCAAAATGTAGTAACATACCTCCTTCCTAAAGATGGGGCAGAGGCGCTAACTGGCAACAAGCCAATCCAGGCTGAGCAGATTATCACGTACGGACATGAAAATGGAGGAGGACGCTGA
- the hisG gene encoding ATP phosphoribosyltransferase: MSDILKVAMPKGRIYKKASKLFREAGLDIPVDVDDTRKLVIEVPEAGMEFIMAKPVDVPTYVEYGVADIGIVGKDVLLEENRDVYELLNLGIAQCRMSVIGLPDWTPGIQQRVATKYPRIASQYFREQGQQVEVIKLNGSIELAPLIGLADRIVDLVETGQTLRENGLVEMTGILDITSRLIANRVSYRMKNARIQALCDALQQVIPASNEVFAGIFRG, translated from the coding sequence ATGTCGGATATTTTGAAGGTAGCCATGCCAAAGGGCCGAATCTATAAGAAAGCCTCCAAACTGTTCCGTGAAGCAGGGCTTGATATTCCGGTAGACGTGGACGATACGCGTAAGCTGGTCATCGAAGTACCGGAAGCTGGGATGGAATTCATCATGGCGAAGCCCGTAGACGTGCCAACGTATGTGGAGTATGGAGTAGCGGATATTGGCATAGTGGGTAAAGACGTTCTGCTTGAGGAAAATCGGGACGTTTACGAATTGTTGAACTTGGGAATCGCACAGTGCCGCATGTCTGTTATTGGACTACCGGACTGGACGCCTGGCATTCAGCAGCGGGTGGCAACAAAGTACCCGAGGATTGCGTCCCAGTATTTCCGCGAGCAAGGACAGCAGGTGGAAGTTATCAAACTGAATGGCTCCATCGAACTGGCGCCGTTGATCGGGCTGGCTGATCGAATCGTCGATCTGGTGGAGACTGGTCAGACGTTACGTGAGAATGGACTCGTTGAGATGACGGGCATTCTGGATATCACAAGTCGCCTTATTGCCAATCGGGTAAGCTATCGGATGAAGAACGCACGGATTCAAGCATTATGTGATGCACTCCAGCAGGTCATTCCAGCCTCGAATGAGGTATTCGCAGGAATTTTTCGAGGATAA
- the hisD gene encoding histidinol dehydrogenase produces MKIVPAREFDLKREVEYGTPEQNETVRRIVSDIRREGDSALLRYTEQLDRTKLTAAELRVPQEELQAAYAAVEPSFVTAIRQAAANIRAFHEKQKRNSWMDWQPDGSLLGQVIRPLKRVGVYVPGGKAAYPSSVLMNVIPAQVAGVPEIVLVTPPSTNGGEGINPYILVAAAEAGVSEMYRVGGAQAIAALAYGTESIAPVDKICGPGNIYVALAKREVYGAVDIDSIAGPSEIVVLADDTANPVYVAADLLSQAEHDEMASAILVTTSAVLAEAVQAEVRQQLEALPRRDIAAASVEQYGAIIVVDSIDEGIDVVNRLAPEHLEIMVQEPMAYAGRIENAGAIFLGPYSSEPVGDYFAGPNHIIPTNGTARFSSPVDVDDFIKKSSLIYYSKEALLQNGAAIIELARHEGLEGHARAIAVRLEQEGKAESDNG; encoded by the coding sequence ATGAAAATTGTACCTGCACGGGAATTTGATCTGAAGCGCGAAGTGGAATACGGTACACCGGAGCAAAATGAAACGGTACGGCGCATTGTCAGTGACATTCGCCGGGAAGGAGACTCGGCACTGCTGCGTTACACAGAGCAGCTGGATCGCACGAAGCTGACGGCTGCGGAGCTTCGCGTGCCACAGGAAGAACTGCAGGCAGCATATGCAGCTGTGGAGCCTTCCTTCGTGACGGCGATCCGTCAGGCCGCCGCTAACATTCGTGCGTTTCATGAGAAGCAGAAACGCAACTCATGGATGGATTGGCAGCCGGACGGCAGTCTGCTGGGCCAGGTAATCCGGCCGCTGAAGCGGGTCGGCGTTTATGTACCTGGCGGCAAAGCAGCGTACCCTTCGTCTGTGCTGATGAACGTGATTCCGGCACAGGTGGCTGGCGTGCCGGAGATTGTTTTGGTGACGCCGCCGTCAACGAACGGCGGCGAAGGCATTAACCCGTACATTCTCGTGGCTGCTGCGGAAGCAGGCGTGAGCGAGATGTACCGGGTTGGCGGCGCTCAAGCGATCGCCGCCCTTGCTTACGGCACGGAGAGCATTGCCCCGGTCGACAAGATCTGTGGACCGGGCAATATTTACGTGGCGCTCGCGAAGCGCGAGGTGTACGGCGCAGTCGATATCGATAGTATCGCCGGGCCGAGTGAGATTGTGGTGCTCGCCGATGATACGGCGAATCCGGTGTATGTCGCCGCCGACCTGTTGTCGCAGGCGGAGCATGACGAGATGGCATCGGCCATTCTCGTCACAACCTCGGCCGTGCTGGCGGAAGCCGTGCAGGCCGAAGTGCGGCAGCAGCTAGAAGCGCTGCCGCGGCGTGATATCGCTGCTGCTTCCGTGGAGCAGTATGGCGCGATTATTGTGGTCGATTCCATCGATGAGGGAATCGATGTAGTGAACCGGCTCGCACCGGAGCATCTGGAGATCATGGTGCAGGAGCCCATGGCATACGCTGGCCGGATCGAGAATGCCGGAGCGATCTTCCTCGGCCCGTATAGTTCGGAGCCGGTAGGCGATTATTTTGCGGGACCGAATCACATTATTCCGACAAATGGAACGGCCCGCTTCAGTTCACCTGTGGACGTGGATGATTTTATCAAAAAATCGAGTTTGATCTATTACAGCAAGGAAGCATTGCTCCAAAATGGAGCGGCTATTATAGAGCTGGCCCGGCATGAAGGGCTTGAAGGACACGCCCGTGCGATCGCTGTACGGTTAGAACAGGAAGGAAAGGCGGAATCGGATAATGGATAA
- the hisB gene encoding imidazoleglycerol-phosphate dehydratase HisB: MDKQDNGLDLQNKGAVRQAEVDRKTNETNIQLSFAVDGTGQSEIETDVPFLNHMLDLFTKHGQFDLNVQARGDVDIDDHHTVEDIGICLGQTLREALGDKRGIKRYASVFVPMDEALAQVVIDVSNRPHFEYRAQYPSQQVGSFSTELVHEFLWKLALEARITLHVIVHYGQNTHHMIEAIFKALGRALDEATTIDPRVTGVPSTKGVL; this comes from the coding sequence ATGGATAAGCAGGATAATGGTTTGGACCTTCAGAACAAGGGTGCTGTACGTCAGGCAGAGGTAGACCGCAAAACAAATGAAACGAACATTCAGCTTTCTTTTGCCGTAGATGGCACTGGGCAATCCGAGATTGAAACGGACGTACCTTTCCTGAATCATATGCTCGATCTGTTCACAAAGCATGGACAATTCGATCTGAACGTACAGGCGCGTGGTGATGTTGATATTGATGACCACCACACGGTGGAGGATATCGGGATCTGTCTGGGACAGACTCTTCGCGAAGCATTGGGTGACAAGAGGGGCATCAAACGTTATGCGAGTGTATTTGTGCCGATGGATGAGGCTCTCGCTCAGGTAGTCATCGATGTCAGCAACCGTCCTCATTTTGAGTACCGTGCACAATACCCGTCTCAGCAAGTGGGCAGCTTCTCAACCGAGCTGGTACATGAGTTTCTGTGGAAACTGGCGCTGGAAGCACGCATTACATTGCACGTTATCGTGCACTACGGACAAAATACGCATCACATGATCGAGGCAATCTTCAAAGCACTGGGGCGTGCATTGGATGAGGCAACAACGATTGATCCGCGTGTAACGGGTGTGCCTTCCACGAAGGGAGTGCTGTAG
- the hisH gene encoding imidazole glycerol phosphate synthase subunit HisH: protein MAIAIVDYGMGNLHSVGKAVERLGYEALVTGDRDAILGADGVILPGVGAFGDAMVHLRESGLDAVVKEAAAGSTPLLGICLGMQLLFSSSEEHGEHEGLNILPGKVVRFAPGDLKVPHMGWNRLQFLHPENPLFAGLEASHVYFVHSYHARMDVESDLLAVTDYGHPVTAIVGRGSNFGMQFHPEKSGELGIKLLGNFLALTGRPKA, encoded by the coding sequence ATGGCGATTGCAATTGTCGATTACGGTATGGGGAACCTGCACAGCGTCGGCAAAGCGGTCGAACGTCTTGGCTACGAAGCGCTGGTCACAGGTGACCGGGATGCGATTCTTGGTGCAGATGGTGTGATTCTGCCAGGTGTAGGTGCATTTGGCGATGCCATGGTGCACTTGCGAGAGAGTGGATTGGACGCTGTGGTGAAGGAAGCAGCAGCTGGATCAACGCCGCTGCTCGGCATCTGTCTGGGCATGCAGCTGTTGTTCAGCTCAAGCGAGGAGCATGGCGAGCATGAAGGATTGAATATTTTGCCGGGTAAAGTCGTGCGATTCGCACCGGGAGATTTAAAGGTTCCGCATATGGGCTGGAATCGATTGCAGTTCCTGCACCCGGAAAATCCACTATTCGCGGGGCTTGAGGCAAGTCATGTCTATTTTGTCCATTCATATCATGCACGTATGGACGTAGAGAGCGATCTATTGGCAGTGACCGATTACGGACATCCGGTTACAGCGATTGTTGGCAGAGGCTCCAATTTCGGTATGCAGTTCCACCCGGAGAAGAGCGGAGAACTGGGTATCAAGCTGCTTGGAAACTTCCTGGCATTGACTGGACGACCTAAGGCGTAA
- the hisA gene encoding 1-(5-phosphoribosyl)-5-[(5-phosphoribosylamino)methylideneamino]imidazole-4-carboxamide isomerase: MSSFIIYPAIDIRDGKCVRLVQGDYNQETVYNDDPVQVALSWEKQGGTYVHLVDLDGAKAGHPVNDELIGRIASAVNVPVQVGGGLRTVADVERLLGLGVSRLIIGTAAIEDRAFTEEVLGRYGDKVAIGIDARNGYVATRGWLETSEVQAEVLAKELAAFGAETFIFTDISRDGMMQGPNVEAIVSLAKASGRTVIASGGVSVMDDLLRLSKHAEDGIGGAIVGKALYTGSIDLSEAVGAVNK, from the coding sequence ATGTCATCTTTTATCATATATCCGGCAATTGATATCCGGGACGGCAAATGTGTAAGACTGGTGCAGGGAGATTACAATCAGGAGACGGTATATAACGATGACCCGGTTCAAGTTGCTCTTTCCTGGGAGAAGCAAGGTGGTACATACGTTCATCTGGTGGATCTGGACGGTGCAAAAGCAGGTCATCCGGTGAATGATGAGCTGATTGGGCGTATTGCTTCGGCCGTGAACGTGCCTGTTCAGGTCGGTGGGGGTCTTCGTACAGTGGCTGATGTAGAACGTTTGCTGGGTCTCGGTGTGAGTCGCCTTATTATCGGGACAGCTGCGATTGAGGATCGTGCTTTTACAGAAGAAGTACTGGGACGGTATGGAGATAAAGTAGCTATTGGTATCGATGCACGCAACGGCTATGTGGCGACACGAGGTTGGCTTGAGACATCGGAAGTTCAGGCTGAGGTACTCGCGAAAGAGCTGGCGGCATTCGGTGCCGAAACCTTCATCTTCACAGATATCTCCCGAGATGGCATGATGCAGGGCCCTAACGTAGAAGCGATCGTGTCTCTTGCGAAGGCGAGTGGCCGTACGGTGATTGCTTCCGGTGGAGTTAGTGTTATGGACGATTTGCTTCGCTTAAGCAAGCATGCGGAAGATGGTATCGGAGGAGCAATCGTGGGCAAAGCGCTGTATACTGGCAGTATTGATCTGTCCGAAGCGGTGGGAGCGGTTAATAAATAA
- the hisF gene encoding imidazole glycerol phosphate synthase subunit HisF produces the protein MLAKRIIPCLDVKDGRVVKGVNFVNLRDAGDPVELAALYDREGADELVFLDISASVEGRETMEEVVRQTAGEIAIPFTVGGGISKVEDMKRILRAGADKIAVNTAAVLNPQLIADGARRFGSQCIVVAIDAKYNEAWGEWEVYTHGGRKPSGIKALDWVKQAEILGAGEILLTSMDADGTKDGFDLKLTAAVSESVRIPVIASGGAGKESHFYDVFTTGKADAGLAATIFHYKEIAVPALKQHLREQGVEIRD, from the coding sequence ATGCTGGCAAAAAGAATCATTCCTTGTCTGGACGTGAAAGACGGCCGGGTTGTCAAAGGCGTTAACTTCGTCAATCTCCGCGATGCGGGTGATCCGGTGGAGCTGGCGGCGCTGTATGACCGCGAGGGTGCGGACGAACTAGTGTTTCTCGATATCTCCGCTTCGGTGGAAGGCCGCGAAACGATGGAAGAAGTGGTGCGGCAAACCGCAGGCGAGATCGCCATTCCTTTTACCGTAGGTGGAGGGATCTCCAAGGTGGAAGACATGAAGCGTATTCTGCGTGCAGGAGCGGACAAGATTGCGGTAAATACGGCAGCTGTGCTTAATCCACAGCTGATTGCAGATGGAGCACGCCGCTTTGGCTCCCAGTGTATCGTGGTTGCAATAGACGCCAAGTATAATGAGGCTTGGGGCGAATGGGAAGTGTATACGCATGGTGGACGTAAACCTTCAGGAATTAAGGCGCTGGACTGGGTTAAACAGGCGGAGATCTTAGGCGCTGGCGAAATTCTGCTGACAAGCATGGACGCGGACGGAACGAAGGATGGGTTCGATCTGAAACTGACAGCAGCGGTATCCGAATCGGTACGTATTCCGGTTATCGCCTCGGGTGGTGCGGGGAAGGAATCCCATTTCTATGATGTGTTCACGACAGGCAAAGCGGATGCAGGACTAGCGGCAACGATATTCCATTACAAAGAAATCGCCGTTCCGGCGTTAAAACAACATTTGAGAGAGCAAGGGGTGGAGATCCGTGACTAA
- the hisIE gene encoding bifunctional phosphoribosyl-AMP cyclohydrolase/phosphoribosyl-ATP diphosphatase HisIE codes for MTKGSNEIKEQLSLEEVVEHIRWSDGLVPAIVQDAETRQVLMMAYMNRESLKLSLESGETWFWSRSRQELWHKGATSGNVQTITSLKYDCDGDTLLVEVKPNGPACHTGAVTCFHNEIVGLPEKSADQTSGDSSATTASASSESRFEVLAELESVIAERERERPEGAYTTYLFDKGVDKILKKIGEEASETIIAAKNKDNDELRLEVSDLMYHLLVLLQERKLPLDDIMSELSRRHERPRRD; via the coding sequence GTGACTAAAGGAAGCAATGAAATCAAGGAGCAGCTGTCCTTGGAAGAGGTTGTGGAACACATTCGTTGGAGCGACGGATTGGTGCCTGCCATCGTGCAGGATGCAGAAACTCGTCAAGTTCTGATGATGGCTTATATGAATCGGGAATCGCTGAAGTTGTCGCTGGAATCCGGTGAAACGTGGTTTTGGTCACGCTCGCGTCAAGAGCTGTGGCACAAGGGCGCAACTTCAGGCAACGTACAGACGATTACTTCATTGAAATACGATTGTGATGGTGACACCTTGCTGGTTGAAGTGAAGCCGAACGGGCCTGCTTGCCACACCGGAGCGGTGACTTGTTTCCATAATGAAATCGTGGGTTTGCCAGAGAAATCCGCAGACCAGACTTCAGGCGATTCTAGTGCAACTACTGCAAGTGCTAGCTCCGAAAGTCGTTTTGAAGTACTAGCTGAACTGGAATCGGTCATTGCAGAGCGCGAACGTGAGCGTCCGGAAGGTGCATATACGACGTACCTGTTCGATAAAGGAGTTGACAAAATTTTGAAAAAAATCGGTGAAGAAGCGTCCGAGACGATTATTGCCGCCAAAAATAAAGACAATGACGAGCTTCGCCTTGAGGTCAGTGACCTAATGTACCACTTGCTCGTTCTGTTGCAAGAGCGCAAGCTGCCGCTGGATGACATCATGTCAGAGCTGAGCCGTCGCCACGAGCGGCCTCGCCGCGATTAG
- the hisJ gene encoding histidinol-phosphatase HisJ has protein sequence MLIDYHTHHERCGHAVGKLEAYVQRGVEIGLSQIGLSDHMPLLHVDPAHYYPEMAMPMDELPRYVEECFSLKERYRGQIDVRVGLEGDYIEGWETEIRAIIERYPWDYVIGSVHFLGEWDITDFRQTHHWEGKDVLEVYRQYYDAVSKAAATGLYDIMGHTDVIKRFGFTPAPEQTEERIVLENAALQAIAKSGCAMELNASGLSKPCAEMFPGRRMLTEAIQLAIPLTLGSDAHDPLKLGDYLPEAEALLRELGCTEVAVFEGRQRSFLSLNV, from the coding sequence GTGCTTATAGACTATCATACTCACCATGAGCGGTGTGGTCATGCAGTTGGCAAGCTGGAAGCGTATGTACAGCGTGGGGTGGAGATTGGCCTGTCGCAGATTGGGTTGTCGGATCACATGCCTCTGCTGCATGTAGACCCTGCTCACTATTATCCTGAGATGGCAATGCCCATGGACGAGCTACCGCGTTATGTGGAAGAGTGTTTTTCTCTGAAGGAGCGGTACCGTGGTCAGATCGATGTACGTGTCGGCCTCGAAGGCGACTATATTGAAGGCTGGGAGACCGAAATTCGGGCCATTATTGAACGCTACCCATGGGACTATGTGATAGGATCGGTTCATTTTCTCGGGGAATGGGACATTACGGATTTTCGCCAGACCCATCATTGGGAAGGCAAAGACGTACTGGAAGTCTATCGTCAGTACTATGATGCTGTGAGCAAAGCAGCAGCGACGGGATTGTACGATATTATGGGTCATACGGATGTGATCAAACGCTTCGGCTTCACTCCGGCACCAGAGCAGACTGAAGAGCGTATAGTCCTTGAAAACGCAGCACTGCAAGCTATCGCGAAAAGTGGCTGTGCCATGGAGCTCAATGCATCGGGATTATCGAAGCCATGTGCTGAGATGTTCCCTGGTCGCCGGATGTTAACAGAGGCCATTCAATTGGCGATTCCGCTGACCCTTGGCTCCGATGCACACGATCCGCTGAAGCTGGGGGATTATCTGCCTGAGGCCGAGGCGCTCCTCCGTGAGCTAGGCTGTACGGAGGTAGCCGTTTTTGAAGGTCGACAGCGCTCGTTCCTTTCTTTAAATGTATAA